GCGGTTTGCCGATCGATGACCTCGCGTACTGGCTTGACGGCGGTTATCTGTGGTTTTTGCTCGTCATCGGCTGCGCGTACCTGATCGGGCCGATCGTTCGGTTGGTGGCTCCCTGGGGTGTCGCCGTGGCGATGGTCTTCGGCGCAATGCTCATCACGGAGCCGTTTGCCGAGCGATTCCTGTACTACGGGGCCTTCTTCTTCCTGGGCGCTCAGCTCGGACGCGATATGCAGTGGATGTCCTTGCTGACTCGGCGAGGCCGATGGCTGGCTGTCGGAATCGCGATCGGCTGGGCAGTGGCCGTCGCGAGCCTTCGGATCGCGATGACCCACGAGCTGATCTACTTCGCGCTATCGGTTATCGGGGTCTTTGCGGTACTGCTGGGTGTTCAACGGATCGGCGACAACCCCATCGCCCGGTTCCTGCGCTGGATGGGGCGCAACTCCATCGTCTTCTACGTCGCGCACTTCCCGGTCATCCTTGTCGTCACCTACCGGCTCATGGACCGCGGGATCTACGACCCGTGGGTGATCGCGGGCGCGGGTTTTGTGATCGCCATGCTGCTCTCGATCGCACTGGTCCAGGTGCGGGATGTGGTGCCGTTCAACTGGCTGTTTGAGGCCCCGACGCCGTCGCGCTCGGATTGGGCGTTGGTGCGCGCGGCATTGCGCACCCCGCGCGAGCCATCGGTCGAATCGGACGATCGGGACGTCCGGCATACGCCTCGCCCGGCGCTGAGCGAGGCTGCCGAGGTGCCGACCGACACGCGCGCTGAGGGTTCATTAGTGCCGCAGCAGAAATCGGCCTAGGACCCCGCGGCCGCGCGGTCCGCTGGCTCAGGTGGCACGGACCACGTCGCCTTGGGCAGTAGGCTTCTGCTCGATGAAACCGCCTGAGGTCAGCGCCCAACTGCGCGCCGTACTCGACCCAATCACCGGCCCGCTCGCCACGCGCTTCGCCGAGGCCGGCCACGAGCTTGCCCTCGTCGGCGGTCCGGTCCGCGACGCCGTGCGCGGCACCTTAGATCTCTCGGACGAGCACGACCTCGACATGACGACCTCAGCGCGGCCCGAGCAGGTGCTCGAGCTCATCGAGGGGTACGCCGACGCGGTATGGACGATCGGGATCGAGTTCGGGACCGTCGGGCTGATGCGCGAGGGCTTCCAGATCGAGATCACGACCTACCGGGCCGATCGCTACGACCGCATCTCGCGAAACCCGCAGGTTGCCTTCGGTGACTCGCTGCACGACGACCTCTCGCGGCGCGACTTCACCGTCAACGCGATGGCCGTCAGCCTGATCGATGGGCAGTTCCACGACCCGTACGACGGGATCGGTGACCTGGAGCGCGGCGTACTGCGCACCCCCGGCTCGCCCGAGGAGTCGTTCGCCGACGACCCGCTGCGGATCTTCCGGCTGGTGCGCTTTGTCGCGCAGCTGGGGATGCAGATTGACCCGGCTACCGCGGCGGCAGCCGAGCAGATGGCCGGGGAGCTCTCTCGGATCACCCCCGAGCGGATCCAGGGCGAGCTGAGCAAGCTCATCCTCACCGCTGACCCACGGCCCGGGCTCGATGCGATGGTGCAGCTCGGCATCGCCGACGTCGTACTGCCGGAGCTGTCCGGGCTGCGCCTGGAGATCGACGAGCACCACCGGCACAAGGACGTCTATGCGCACTCGCTGACCGTGCTGAAGCAGGCGATCGACCTCGAGCCGCGGCTCGGTATGGATGGCCCGGATCTGGTGGTGCGCCTTGCCGCGCTGCTGCACGACATCGGCAAGCCGGCGACCCGCAAACACGAGGCCAACGGCGGGGTGAGCTTCCATCACCACGAGGTCGTCGGCGCCAAGCTGGTCCGCAAGCGGCTGCGCGCGCTGCGCTACCCCAAGTCGGTGATCGAGGACGTCGCCGCGCTGACGTTCCTACACCTGCGCTTCCACGGGTTCTCCGAGGGCCACTGGACCGACTCGGCGGTACGCCGCTATGTCACCGATGCCGGCCCGCTGCTGGAGCGGCTGCATGTGCTCGTGCGCTCGGACTCCACGACCCGCAACCGGCGTCGCGCACAGTGGCTGTCGCAGGCCTACGACGACCTGGAGGCTCGGATCGCCGCGCTGCAGGAGAAGGAGGACCTGCAGGCGGTGCGCCCGGACCTCGACGGCAACGCGATCATGCAGATCCTCGGGCTGAAGCCCGGTCCTGAGGTCGGCAAGGCGTGGAGCTACCTCAAGGAGCTGCGCTTGGAACGTGGCCCGCTTGAGCACGACGAGGCGGTGGCCGAGCTCAAAACCTGGGCCGCCGAGAACCTTGATCGATGATCTCGACAACCGCGCGTCGCTAGCGCTCCTCGCTACTCGATCACCGATATACGTGCGATCCCCTTCTGGTGGTCGAGCAGGCGCGAGGTACGAGCGCCGGTGGTCGAGACCTCGTGACCCGAGACCGGGACGCTAGCGGAGGTTGTGGTCGTCGAGCCAGCTGACGAGGGTGTCGGCTACGAACGCGACCTGCTCGGGCTGTCCTTCCAGGTAGTGCGTGCCACCCTCGACCGGCACGAGCTGCTTGTCGTCGTGCGGGATCGCGTCGTACATCAGCTGCGCGTAGCTCGGGAAGCACACCTGATCGGCCGTCCCGTACATCACCAGCGACGGGACGCTGGTGTGCGCGAGCTGCCGCGGACCATGGCATCGAGATTCATCGATACTCCACTGGCTGAGCCACGACCGCAGGCTGGTGTGATGCCCGAGGGTGGCCGGCAGCAGGTTTGCGACGGCCGGCGGGCCCCAGAGCGTGCCCGGCGTGCGGTCGGACGGATCCAGGCTCATGTCGATGAACCGCGGGTCAGCAGCGGTGCCGTGTACGACGAACGGCATGTCCGGCGGGGCGTCCGGCGTACTCGCCAAGACGTCGAGCTGCTCGTGCACCCACGCGGTGATCCGCCGGTTGCGCGCCAGCTGCGCGTCACGGTAGGACTTCAGCCAGCCCGCGTCGTACGGCGGGGTGCGGCCCTCGGCAAACAGGTCGAGTTCGGCATCGCGTGTCCACGGAGTGGTCTCGTCGATGATCGCCGGGTCGAGCCAGTCGGTGTAGACCATCGCGCGGCCGGGGTGCGCCATCAGGCTCATGAACGCATCGGCTGGCGGCAGGTCGGCCTGCGTCAGATCCGGCGCATCACCGGCAGGCGTCGAGGTGATCGTCGGGTGCTCGGCCTGGCTTTGGTAGAGCGCGCTGAGCCCACCGCCGCCGGAGTTGCCGATCAGCACGACCCGCTCGTAGCCACGATCACGCAGGAACGAGATCGCCGCGCCGATGTCGAGCACGCAGTTCTCCATCAGCAGCGCGCTGTCGTTACCGAGGTAGCGCGTCGTCAGCCCGACCGCGTCGACGCCGCGAGCAGCGAGCGGCGCGAGCAGGTAATGGGCCATGAAGTTCGAGGCCGGGTGTACGACGACAACGACGGTGCGCGACGGCGTCGCCGACCGGTGCAGCGTCGCCCAGATGCTGCCGGACATCCGAGCGATACCGGAGTAGATGTCGATCTGCTTGCTTGCGGCCATCGGGATCCGCAACAGCTCCGGTTCAGTGGTGGTCATTGTTGTTTCCCGTCTTTCATTCCCGGCCCACGCCCGGACC
The nucleotide sequence above comes from Epidermidibacterium keratini. Encoded proteins:
- a CDS encoding acyltransferase family protein, with the translated sequence MGGKTAVDPSARYEWMDLTRGLAVLLVIVFHASAIPWMLGVEYPPALHWLGAAATPYRMPTLLMLSGVLLVKSLQKGWWRYYSGKLTYVFWPFAVWMVIYWLVNRGGLPIDDLAYWLDGGYLWFLLVIGCAYLIGPIVRLVAPWGVAVAMVFGAMLITEPFAERFLYYGAFFFLGAQLGRDMQWMSLLTRRGRWLAVGIAIGWAVAVASLRIAMTHELIYFALSVIGVFAVLLGVQRIGDNPIARFLRWMGRNSIVFYVAHFPVILVVTYRLMDRGIYDPWVIAGAGFVIAMLLSIALVQVRDVVPFNWLFEAPTPSRSDWALVRAALRTPREPSVESDDRDVRHTPRPALSEAAEVPTDTRAEGSLVPQQKSA
- a CDS encoding CCA tRNA nucleotidyltransferase encodes the protein MKPPEVSAQLRAVLDPITGPLATRFAEAGHELALVGGPVRDAVRGTLDLSDEHDLDMTTSARPEQVLELIEGYADAVWTIGIEFGTVGLMREGFQIEITTYRADRYDRISRNPQVAFGDSLHDDLSRRDFTVNAMAVSLIDGQFHDPYDGIGDLERGVLRTPGSPEESFADDPLRIFRLVRFVAQLGMQIDPATAAAAEQMAGELSRITPERIQGELSKLILTADPRPGLDAMVQLGIADVVLPELSGLRLEIDEHHRHKDVYAHSLTVLKQAIDLEPRLGMDGPDLVVRLAALLHDIGKPATRKHEANGGVSFHHHEVVGAKLVRKRLRALRYPKSVIEDVAALTFLHLRFHGFSEGHWTDSAVRRYVTDAGPLLERLHVLVRSDSTTRNRRRAQWLSQAYDDLEARIAALQEKEDLQAVRPDLDGNAIMQILGLKPGPEVGKAWSYLKELRLERGPLEHDEAVAELKTWAAENLDR
- a CDS encoding alpha/beta hydrolase translates to MTTTEPELLRIPMAASKQIDIYSGIARMSGSIWATLHRSATPSRTVVVVVHPASNFMAHYLLAPLAARGVDAVGLTTRYLGNDSALLMENCVLDIGAAISFLRDRGYERVVLIGNSGGGGLSALYQSQAEHPTITSTPAGDAPDLTQADLPPADAFMSLMAHPGRAMVYTDWLDPAIIDETTPWTRDAELDLFAEGRTPPYDAGWLKSYRDAQLARNRRITAWVHEQLDVLASTPDAPPDMPFVVHGTAADPRFIDMSLDPSDRTPGTLWGPPAVANLLPATLGHHTSLRSWLSQWSIDESRCHGPRQLAHTSVPSLVMYGTADQVCFPSYAQLMYDAIPHDDKQLVPVEGGTHYLEGQPEQVAFVADTLVSWLDDHNLR